The following coding sequences lie in one Musa acuminata AAA Group cultivar baxijiao chromosome BXJ1-8, Cavendish_Baxijiao_AAA, whole genome shotgun sequence genomic window:
- the LOC103994674 gene encoding dirigent protein 1-like gives MASSPSLPLLLLFLFAAVAIVSSDEPKENMTHLHFYLHVYYGGPNATTVTVVSPPGNSTFGSIGVGNNILKEGPEPSSMLIGRTNDLTAQASIESPSYLYMLNFVFTAGEYNGSSIAIVGREVIGMTSERTIVGGTGMFRMARGYTVSTLISSTGTTELFLVSEYDAYIYH, from the coding sequence ATGGCCTCGTCTCCatccctccctcttctcctcctcttcctctttgccgCTGTTGCCATTGTGAGCAGCGATGAACCCAAGGAGAATATGACCCACCTGCACTTCTATTTGCACGTCTACTACGGCGGCCCCAACGCGACCACCGTCACCGTTGTTAGCCCACCCGGCAACAGCACCTTCGGGAGCATCGGGGTGGGCAACAACATCCTGAAGGAAGGGCCCGAGCCGAGCTCGATGCTCATCGGAAGGACGAACGATCTCACCGCGCAGGCGTCCATAGAGAGCCCGTCGTACCTCTATATGTTGAACTTCGTGTTCACCGCCGGAGAGTACAACGGGAGCAGCATCGCCATCGTCGGCAGGGAGGTGATCGGCATGACCTCGGAGAGGACCATTGTCGGAGGGACCGGCATGTTTCGGATGGCGCGGGGTTACACGGTCAGCACTCTCATCAGTTCAACTGGAACCACCGAACTCTTTCTTGTGTCAGAGTACGATGCTTATATCTATCACTAG